The following proteins are co-located in the Deltaproteobacteria bacterium genome:
- a CDS encoding PIN domain-containing protein, translating to MTSKAQPIGGYVFKSTDELLLDTNVWLSVYGPRKPGSAKAAVYSQALASMLKAQSRIFIDVLIVSEFVNAYARLRYNILRSKGTASSDFKQFRRSVAFKPIAKDIAGDVKQVLKHCVRVDSGFSTLDIQALIAEYEQGDSDLNDQVLAELCKSKGLKLVTDDGDFGGHGLALVTANKRLLGP from the coding sequence ATGACGAGTAAGGCACAGCCGATCGGCGGCTACGTGTTCAAGTCGACCGACGAGCTGTTGTTGGACACGAATGTGTGGCTGTCGGTGTATGGCCCCCGCAAGCCCGGAAGTGCGAAGGCCGCGGTGTATTCTCAGGCGCTGGCGAGCATGCTGAAGGCCCAGAGCAGGATCTTCATCGATGTCTTGATCGTCTCCGAGTTCGTCAATGCCTATGCCCGCCTGAGGTACAACATCCTGCGGTCCAAGGGCACCGCATCTTCCGACTTCAAGCAGTTCCGGCGGAGTGTGGCGTTCAAGCCCATCGCCAAGGACATCGCGGGAGACGTGAAGCAAGTCCTCAAGCACTGCGTGCGGGTGGATAGCGGCTTCAGCACGCTCGATATCCAAGCGCTGATCGCCGAATACGAACAAGGCGACTCGGACTTGAACGACCAGGTGCTGGCGGAGTTGTGCAAGAGCAAGGGGCTGAAGCTCGTCACGGATGACGGTGACTTTGGCGGGCACGGGCTCGCCCTGGTCACAGCGAACAAGCGTCTACTCGGTCCGTGA